The Megalobrama amblycephala isolate DHTTF-2021 linkage group LG7, ASM1881202v1, whole genome shotgun sequence genome window below encodes:
- the LOC125271302 gene encoding B-cell receptor CD22-like, whose product MYPSRKVSVSICQSGQIWEGDSVTLICSSDSNPPALNFSWFKGGTFVGSGRIYSISKISSDDSGEYKCKSRNKHGEKYSDNVTLNVMSERSVSWSAAIGIGFGVGVGLCGASAALIVLYIRHTKRMKRSAVRFSQIVDPSADVYIE is encoded by the exons atgt ACCCTTCCAGGAAAGTATCTGTGTCCATATGTCAGTCTGGTCAGATTTGggagggagattcagtgactctgatctgcagcagtgattcaaaccctcctgctctgaacttcagctggtttaaaggaggaacgtttgtaggatctggaagaatctACAGCATCTCAAAGATCAGTTCTGATGACAGTGGAGAATACAAGTGCAAGTCCAGAAATAaacatggagagaaatactCTGATAATGTGACTTTAAACGTCATGT CAGAAAGATCTGTCTCGTGGTCTGCAGCGATTGGTATTGGTTTTGGTGTTGGTGTTGGACTCTGTGGAGCATCTGCTGCTCTCATTGTTTTGTATATTCG TCATACAAAAAGGATGAAAAGATCTGCTGTAAGATTTTCTCAG ATTGTGGATCCCAGTGCTGATGTATATATAGAGTAA